The Skermanella pratensis genome has a window encoding:
- the apaG gene encoding Co2+/Mg2+ efflux protein ApaG: MYSQTTRSIRVSVKPTFLEEQSSPAEHHFVWAYHVRIENTGGETVQLRNRHWRITDRFGRVQEVQGAGVVGEQPVLEPGESFEYTSGTPLTAPSGIMSGSYQMETARGEKFDVTIPAFSLDSPHETVQLN, encoded by the coding sequence ATGTACAGTCAGACAACCCGCTCGATCAGGGTTTCCGTAAAGCCGACCTTCCTGGAAGAGCAGTCTTCGCCGGCGGAGCACCATTTCGTCTGGGCCTATCATGTCCGGATCGAGAACACCGGGGGCGAGACCGTACAGCTGCGCAACCGCCACTGGCGGATCACCGACAGGTTCGGCCGCGTGCAGGAAGTCCAGGGGGCCGGCGTCGTCGGGGAACAGCCCGTGCTGGAGCCGGGAGAGAGCTTCGAATACACCAGCGGCACCCCGCTGACCGCTCCCTCGGGCATCATGTCGGGCAGCTATCAGATGGAAACCGCGCGTGGCGAGAAGTTCGACGTGACCATACCGGCCTTCTCGCTGGACAGCCCCCACGAGACTGTCCAACTCAACTAG
- the folE gene encoding GTP cyclohydrolase I FolE, with the protein MVRGPSHHRRSAPGIARPSRAEAEQAVRTLLLWAGDDPDREGLLGTPDRVVRSYEEFFAGYGVDPVELLQRTFEETDGYDEMVVLKGIRFESYCEHHMVPIIGKAHVAYLPNHRVVGISKLARVVEAYAKRLQIQEKMTSQIANTIEEVLQPLGVAVVLEGEHQCMTTRGIHKPGVNMVTSRMLGAFRTDPSTRREFLAMIGSPSGNGIGG; encoded by the coding sequence ATCGTCCGCGGCCCTTCCCACCATCGGCGCAGCGCCCCCGGGATCGCGCGTCCAAGCCGTGCCGAAGCCGAACAGGCCGTCCGCACCCTCCTGCTGTGGGCGGGAGACGATCCCGACCGGGAAGGCCTGCTGGGCACGCCCGACCGCGTGGTTCGGTCCTACGAGGAGTTCTTCGCCGGCTACGGGGTCGATCCGGTGGAACTGCTCCAGCGCACCTTCGAGGAGACCGACGGCTACGACGAAATGGTCGTCCTGAAGGGCATCCGGTTCGAATCCTACTGCGAACACCACATGGTGCCGATCATCGGCAAGGCGCACGTGGCCTATCTGCCCAATCACCGCGTCGTCGGCATCAGCAAGCTGGCCCGCGTGGTCGAGGCCTATGCCAAGCGCCTCCAGATCCAGGAGAAGATGACCTCCCAGATCGCCAACACGATCGAGGAGGTCCTCCAGCCGCTCGGCGTCGCGGTCGTGCTGGAAGGCGAGCACCAGTGCATGACCACCCGCGGCATCCACAAGCCCGGCGTCAACATGGTGACCAGCCGGATGCTGGGCGCCTTCCGGACGGACCCGTCGACCCGCCGGGAATTCCTCGCCATGATCGGCAGCCCGTCGGGCAACGGTATCGGCGGCTGA
- a CDS encoding TrkH family potassium uptake protein codes for MDFRPVFFVLGILLSTLAFSMLVPMLADLSIGHPDWQTFAISAALTLFVGVSLLLTNRMPEFTLSIRQAFLLTTLSWMVTAAFAAVPLMLAELGLSYTDAFFEAMSGITTTGATVIVGLDLAPPGILLWRALLQWMGGIGIIVLALSVLPMLQVGGMQLFRTESSEKSDKVLPRAAQLATWIGLIYLGFTVLCAVGYRLAGMRWFDAFAHAMTTIATGGFSTADASVAFFDDPMIELVGIVFMLAGALPFVLYLRALRGDLRPLLSDRQVQWFAAVVTAAVGIMTAHLWIERDYEPLAALRLAAFNVVSVITGTGYATSDFGTWGPFAAGLMFFLMFVGGCAGSTSCGIKIFRFQVLYATADAQMRRLIQPHGVFIAYYNGKPIPEAVSVSVMSFFFLYALCFVALSLSLQLLGLDYLTAMSGAATAISNVGPGLGPVIGPSGTFAPLPDAAKWVLSAGMLMGRLELFTVLVLLTPAFWRR; via the coding sequence TTGGATTTCCGCCCCGTCTTCTTCGTCCTCGGCATCCTGCTGTCGACGCTGGCCTTCAGCATGCTGGTCCCGATGCTGGCCGACCTTTCGATCGGCCACCCCGACTGGCAGACCTTCGCGATCTCGGCGGCATTGACCCTGTTCGTCGGCGTGTCCCTGCTGCTGACCAACCGCATGCCCGAATTCACGCTGTCGATCCGGCAGGCCTTCCTGCTGACCACGCTCTCCTGGATGGTGACCGCCGCGTTCGCCGCGGTGCCGCTGATGCTGGCGGAACTGGGGCTCAGCTACACCGACGCCTTCTTCGAGGCGATGTCGGGCATCACGACGACCGGCGCCACCGTGATCGTCGGGCTGGATCTGGCCCCGCCGGGCATCCTGCTGTGGCGCGCGCTGCTGCAATGGATGGGCGGGATCGGCATCATCGTGCTGGCGCTGTCGGTGCTGCCCATGCTCCAGGTCGGCGGGATGCAGCTGTTCCGGACGGAGTCCTCGGAGAAATCGGACAAGGTGCTGCCTCGGGCCGCCCAGCTGGCGACCTGGATCGGCCTGATCTATCTGGGATTCACGGTGCTCTGCGCGGTCGGCTACCGGCTGGCCGGGATGCGCTGGTTCGACGCCTTCGCCCATGCCATGACGACCATCGCGACCGGCGGCTTTTCCACCGCCGACGCGTCGGTCGCCTTCTTCGACGATCCGATGATCGAACTGGTGGGCATCGTCTTCATGCTGGCGGGCGCGCTGCCCTTCGTGCTGTATCTTCGGGCGCTGCGGGGCGACCTGCGGCCCCTGCTGTCGGACCGGCAGGTCCAGTGGTTCGCCGCCGTGGTCACCGCGGCGGTCGGCATCATGACCGCGCACCTGTGGATCGAGCGCGACTACGAACCGCTTGCCGCGCTTCGGCTGGCGGCGTTCAACGTCGTGTCGGTGATCACCGGGACCGGGTACGCGACGTCGGATTTCGGGACCTGGGGACCGTTCGCCGCGGGGCTGATGTTCTTCCTGATGTTCGTCGGCGGCTGCGCCGGCTCCACCTCCTGCGGGATCAAGATCTTCCGCTTCCAGGTGCTCTACGCCACCGCCGACGCCCAGATGCGGCGGCTGATCCAGCCGCACGGGGTCTTCATCGCCTACTACAACGGCAAGCCGATCCCGGAGGCCGTCTCGGTGTCTGTGATGAGCTTCTTCTTCCTCTACGCCCTGTGCTTCGTGGCGCTGTCGCTGTCGCTCCAGCTGCTGGGACTGGACTACCTGACGGCGATGAGCGGCGCCGCCACCGCGATCAGCAATGTCGGCCCCGGCCTGGGGCCGGTGATCGGGCCGAGCGGCACCTTCGCGCCGCTGCCGGACGCCGCCAAATGGGTCCTGTCGGCCGGGATGCTGATGGGGCGGCTGGAACTGTTCACCGTCCTCGTCCTGCTGACGCCGGCCTTCTGGCGCCGGTGA